In Burkholderia sp. GAS332, one DNA window encodes the following:
- a CDS encoding cyd operon protein YbgT: MWYFSWLLGIGVALAFGIINVMWLESRGPLEAGKQKTR, translated from the coding sequence ATGTGGTATTTCAGTTGGCTTCTCGGCATTGGCGTGGCGTTGGCGTTCGGCATCATCAACGTGATGTGGCTGGAATCGCGCGGGCCGTTGGAAGCGGGTAAGCAAAAGACTCGCTGA
- a CDS encoding transcriptional regulator, GntR family, with the protein METRWSALMPDARNVTPLYLQLARNLATAIHCGVWSAGEALPSERTLSDAIGVSRITARKAIELLVEQGLIRRARGAGSFITPRVEDPLSRLTGFTKKMQQRGFRPDSVWLERDIRAANRDELVHLGLSPGAAVASLRRLRRADGIVMAVEHSALPAAIVPDPLAIGVSLYSYLEQRGAAVVRALQHFRAVNASSEIASLMDIEPRSALLVITRIGYSADQRAIELTDTYCRDDYYDFVAELRT; encoded by the coding sequence ATGGAAACTCGCTGGTCCGCACTGATGCCTGACGCCCGCAACGTCACGCCGCTCTATTTGCAGCTCGCGCGCAATCTGGCGACGGCGATCCACTGCGGCGTGTGGTCGGCGGGTGAAGCGCTGCCTTCGGAGCGCACGCTCTCGGATGCGATCGGCGTGTCGCGCATCACCGCGCGCAAGGCGATCGAGCTGCTGGTCGAGCAAGGCTTGATCCGACGGGCGCGGGGCGCGGGCAGCTTCATTACGCCGCGCGTCGAAGACCCGCTGTCGCGGCTCACCGGTTTCACGAAGAAAATGCAGCAGCGCGGTTTCCGGCCGGATTCGGTGTGGCTCGAGCGCGATATCCGCGCCGCCAACCGTGATGAGCTGGTGCACCTCGGCCTGTCGCCCGGTGCGGCGGTGGCGAGTCTGCGGCGCCTGCGGCGCGCGGACGGCATCGTGATGGCGGTCGAGCATTCGGCACTGCCCGCCGCGATCGTGCCCGACCCGCTGGCCATCGGCGTGTCGCTTTACAGCTATCTCGAACAACGCGGCGCGGCTGTGGTGCGCGCCTTGCAGCACTTTCGCGCGGTCAACGCTTCGAGCGAGATCGCCTCGTTGATGGATATCGAACCGCGCTCGGCGCTGCTGGTCATTACCCGTATCGGGTATAGCGCGGACCAGCGTGCGATCGAATTGACCGACACCTATTGCCGCGACGATTACTACGACTTTGTCGCTGAATTGCGCACCTGA
- a CDS encoding Phosphotransferase system IIB components, protein MSMRSAICLINVQVITGPEADTVADEVRTVIAQGGRDAVKPVATAAAASGAQGGPLGPDPLRWLAVFGGAGNVASLDAVAATRLRIVVRDPSAVDRQRLATLYTAWVSADTFHIVIGDAARRYAAQLATRLSPGAGAGAVPQRTQFH, encoded by the coding sequence ATGTCAATGCGGTCAGCAATCTGTCTCATCAACGTGCAGGTAATCACCGGACCGGAAGCGGACACCGTCGCGGATGAAGTCCGCACGGTGATCGCGCAAGGTGGTAGAGACGCTGTGAAGCCCGTGGCTACTGCTGCGGCAGCCAGCGGTGCACAGGGTGGTCCGCTCGGCCCGGATCCCCTGCGCTGGCTCGCGGTGTTCGGCGGCGCGGGCAATGTGGCATCGCTGGATGCTGTAGCGGCAACGCGTCTGCGGATCGTGGTTCGCGATCCGTCGGCGGTGGATCGTCAACGTTTGGCGACGCTCTATACGGCATGGGTCTCGGCGGATACCTTTCACATCGTCATTGGCGATGCAGCTCGGCGCTACGCCGCACAATTGGCGACGCGTCTGTCACCGGGTGCGGGTGCGGGTGCGGTGCCACAGCGCACGCAATTTCATTGA
- a CDS encoding cytochrome bd-I ubiquinol oxidase subunit 2 apoprotein — MDYATLKLIWWVLIGVLLIGFALTDGFDMGAAILLPFIAKTDAERRIVVNTVGATWEGNQVWLITAGGAMFAAWPLVYAASFSGFYFAMLLVLFSLFFRPVGFDYRSKREDPRWRSAWDWALFVGGFVPALVFGVAFGNLLQGVPFSFDTDLRVTYHGSFFALLNPFAVLCGLVSVSMLAAHGAAFVKMKADDVVAERASLALRIASLAAVVLFLLAGALIATMIGGYQIIDAAPLDTVANPLLKNVIGAPGLWLTNYANYPWMVSAPVAGLVGGVLALLLARSRFEKSAFLSTSLMIIGIILTAGFSMFPFIMPSSLDGRSSLTVWDSTSSRMTLQIMLIAVIIFLPIVLIYTSWVYRVMRGKVTAAALEENHHSMY, encoded by the coding sequence ATGGATTACGCAACCCTCAAACTGATCTGGTGGGTGTTGATCGGCGTACTGCTGATTGGCTTCGCGCTCACCGACGGCTTCGACATGGGCGCGGCGATTCTGCTGCCGTTCATCGCCAAAACCGACGCGGAGCGGCGCATCGTCGTGAACACGGTCGGCGCGACGTGGGAAGGCAATCAGGTGTGGCTCATCACAGCGGGCGGCGCGATGTTCGCCGCGTGGCCGCTGGTGTACGCCGCATCGTTCTCCGGCTTCTACTTCGCGATGCTGCTGGTGCTGTTCTCACTGTTCTTCCGGCCGGTCGGCTTCGACTACCGCAGCAAACGTGAAGACCCGCGCTGGCGCAGCGCGTGGGATTGGGCGTTGTTTGTCGGCGGCTTCGTCCCCGCGCTGGTGTTCGGCGTCGCGTTCGGCAACCTGCTGCAAGGCGTGCCGTTCTCGTTCGACACCGATCTGCGCGTTACCTATCACGGCAGCTTTTTCGCGCTGCTCAACCCGTTCGCCGTGCTGTGCGGGCTCGTTAGCGTGTCGATGCTGGCCGCGCACGGCGCCGCCTTCGTGAAGATGAAGGCGGACGACGTCGTCGCCGAGCGTGCATCGCTCGCGCTGCGGATCGCTTCGCTCGCCGCTGTGGTGCTGTTCCTGCTTGCTGGTGCACTGATCGCGACAATGATCGGCGGCTACCAGATCATCGACGCCGCGCCGCTCGATACGGTGGCCAATCCGTTGCTGAAGAACGTAATCGGTGCGCCCGGCCTGTGGCTCACCAACTACGCAAACTATCCGTGGATGGTGAGCGCACCGGTGGCCGGTCTGGTCGGCGGCGTACTTGCCTTGTTGCTGGCGCGCTCGCGCTTTGAAAAGAGCGCCTTCCTGTCGACCTCGCTGATGATCATCGGCATCATTCTGACGGCGGGTTTCTCGATGTTCCCCTTCATCATGCCCTCCTCGCTCGACGGCCGCAGCAGCCTCACCGTGTGGGACTCCACCTCGAGCCGCATGACGCTGCAGATCATGCTGATCGCCGTGATCATCTTCCTGCCGATCGTCCTGATCTACACAAGCTGGGTGTATCGCGTGATGCGAGGCAAGGTGACCGCCGCGGCGCTCGAAGAAAATCACCATTCGATGTATTGA
- a CDS encoding cytochrome bd-I ubiquinol oxidase subunit 1 apoprotein, whose protein sequence is MPVSEVVELSRLQFAITALYHFLFVPLTLGLSWLLVIMESVYVMTGKQIYKDMTQFWGKLFGINFAMGVTTGLTLEFQFGTNWSYYSHYVGDIFGVPLAVEGLMAFFLESTFVGLFFFGWKRLSKVQHVSVTFLVALGSNLSALWILVANGWMNNPVGATFNYQTMRMELDSIFSVLFNPVAQVKFVHTVSAGYVTASMFVLGVSSWYLLKRRDTEFALRSFAIAAGFGLASTLCVIVLGDESGYRTGEVQQVKLAAIESEWETAPAPAPFTIIGIPNQKEERTDYAIRIPYALGLIATRSIDEPVVGLKELMAQNEVRIKNGMLAYAALQRLKQGDATDEVKAAFDAHKEDLGYGLMLKQFTPNVTDATPDQIVQAAKKTIPPVAPVFFSFRLMVGLGILFLATFVLAFWFCAQRSLLLEKRRWFLRWAVWAIPLPWLAAEFGWIVAEVGRQPWTIAGILPTALSASSLTPGDLYLSIAGFVVFYTVLFIIEIMLMFKYARLGPSSLHTGRYHHEQQQPLNQPLPTNTAA, encoded by the coding sequence ATGCCCGTTAGCGAAGTCGTAGAACTGTCGCGCCTCCAGTTCGCCATCACGGCGCTTTATCACTTTCTGTTCGTGCCGCTCACGCTCGGTCTATCCTGGTTGCTCGTCATCATGGAGTCCGTCTATGTGATGACCGGCAAGCAGATCTACAAGGACATGACCCAGTTCTGGGGCAAGCTGTTCGGCATCAATTTTGCGATGGGCGTCACCACAGGTCTCACGCTGGAATTCCAGTTCGGCACCAACTGGTCGTACTACTCGCACTACGTCGGCGACATTTTCGGCGTGCCGCTGGCCGTTGAAGGTTTGATGGCGTTCTTCCTCGAGTCGACCTTCGTCGGCCTGTTCTTCTTCGGCTGGAAGCGGCTCTCGAAAGTGCAGCACGTGAGCGTTACATTTCTCGTCGCACTCGGCTCGAACCTGTCGGCGCTGTGGATTCTGGTGGCCAACGGCTGGATGAACAATCCGGTCGGCGCCACCTTCAACTATCAGACCATGCGCATGGAACTCGACAGCATCTTCTCGGTGCTGTTCAACCCGGTCGCGCAGGTGAAGTTCGTGCACACCGTATCAGCCGGCTACGTGACCGCTTCGATGTTCGTGCTCGGTGTGTCGTCGTGGTATCTGTTGAAGCGCCGCGACACCGAGTTCGCCTTGCGTTCGTTCGCCATCGCCGCCGGCTTCGGTCTGGCATCGACGTTGTGCGTGATCGTGCTGGGCGACGAATCCGGTTACCGCACCGGTGAAGTTCAGCAGGTCAAGCTGGCCGCCATCGAATCCGAATGGGAAACGGCACCCGCGCCTGCCCCCTTCACGATCATCGGCATTCCAAACCAGAAGGAAGAACGCACCGACTATGCGATTCGCATTCCGTATGCGCTCGGCCTGATTGCCACACGCTCGATCGACGAACCGGTGGTCGGCCTGAAAGAACTGATGGCGCAGAACGAAGTGCGCATCAAGAACGGCATGCTCGCCTACGCCGCGCTGCAAAGGCTTAAACAGGGCGACGCCACAGACGAAGTCAAAGCCGCTTTCGACGCACACAAGGAGGACCTCGGCTACGGCTTGATGCTCAAGCAGTTCACCCCGAACGTCACCGATGCCACGCCGGATCAGATCGTGCAAGCCGCCAAGAAGACGATCCCGCCGGTGGCGCCCGTGTTCTTCTCGTTCCGCCTGATGGTCGGCCTCGGCATCCTGTTCCTTGCGACCTTCGTGCTGGCGTTCTGGTTCTGCGCGCAACGTTCCTTGTTGCTGGAGAAGCGCCGCTGGTTCCTGCGCTGGGCGGTGTGGGCGATTCCGTTGCCGTGGCTGGCTGCTGAGTTCGGCTGGATCGTCGCTGAAGTGGGCCGTCAACCGTGGACCATCGCCGGCATTCTGCCGACCGCATTGTCCGCCTCGAGCCTGACGCCGGGTGATCTGTACCTGAGCATTGCCGGCTTCGTCGTGTTCTACACGGTGCTGTTCATCATCGAAATCATGCTGATGTTCAAGTACGCGCGACTTGGGCCTTCGTCGTTGCACACCGGGCGCTATCACCACGAACAACAACAGCCGCTGAATCAGCCGCTGCCGACCAACACGGCCGCATGA
- a CDS encoding N-acetylglucosamine 6-phosphate deacetylase — protein MLTGNILTTDGWIHGTLEYENGRITALTGERVDPSKNDAPYILPGFIDLHVHGGGGADVMEGGDAIETITRTHARYGTTSLLATTMTAPRDELMSVVAGLGNNARIRTPGGARVLGVHLEGPYINPGKLGAQPDAAVSAVMDEVLKYLSIAPIRVVTLAPEIAGHMEIISEMAARGVRVQLGHSLGTYDDAVAALKHGACGFTHLFNAMSPLHHRNPGLVGAALAHAEFAEIIPDLLHVHPGAIRAALRAIPRLYVVTDSTSATGMPDGEYRLGSQHVTKCLGGVRLSDGTLAGSTLTMDQALRNLVSIGLPIADVSNRLSRYAADYLGIEDRGRIARGAWADVVVFDRELALTATYVEGESIVEYA, from the coding sequence ATGCTGACCGGAAACATACTCACCACCGATGGGTGGATTCACGGCACGCTCGAATACGAAAACGGCCGTATCACGGCGCTGACAGGCGAGCGCGTCGATCCGTCGAAGAACGACGCGCCGTACATCCTGCCCGGTTTCATCGATCTGCACGTGCACGGCGGTGGCGGCGCCGACGTGATGGAAGGCGGCGACGCGATCGAAACCATCACCCGCACGCATGCGCGTTATGGCACGACCAGTCTGCTCGCTACCACGATGACCGCGCCGCGCGACGAACTGATGAGCGTCGTCGCGGGGCTGGGCAACAACGCGCGCATTCGCACACCAGGCGGCGCGCGCGTGCTCGGCGTCCATCTGGAAGGCCCGTACATCAACCCCGGCAAACTCGGCGCGCAACCCGACGCGGCCGTGTCGGCGGTGATGGACGAAGTGCTGAAGTATCTGTCGATCGCGCCGATTCGCGTGGTCACGCTGGCACCGGAAATCGCCGGCCACATGGAGATCATCTCCGAGATGGCGGCGCGCGGGGTGCGCGTGCAGCTTGGCCATTCGCTCGGCACCTACGACGACGCCGTCGCCGCACTCAAGCATGGCGCGTGTGGCTTCACGCATCTGTTCAACGCGATGTCGCCGCTGCATCACCGCAATCCTGGACTCGTCGGCGCCGCGCTCGCGCACGCCGAATTCGCCGAAATCATTCCCGACTTGCTGCACGTCCATCCGGGCGCGATCCGCGCCGCGTTGCGCGCGATTCCACGTCTCTACGTCGTGACGGACAGCACCTCGGCGACCGGCATGCCCGACGGCGAATACCGCCTCGGCAGCCAGCATGTGACGAAGTGCCTTGGCGGCGTGCGTCTCTCCGACGGCACGCTCGCCGGCAGCACCCTGACCATGGATCAGGCGCTGCGCAATCTCGTCTCGATCGGCTTGCCGATCGCCGATGTTTCAAACCGTTTGTCGCGCTACGCCGCCGACTACCTCGGCATCGAAGACCGTGGCCGCATTGCGCGCGGCGCGTGGGCCGATGTGGTGGTGTTCGATCGTGAACTGGCGTTGACCGCGACTTACGTCGAAGGAGAATCAATTGTCGAATATGCTTAA
- a CDS encoding PTS system N-acetylglucosamine-specific IIB component, Glc family /PTS system N-acetylglucosamine-specific IIC component, Glc family, translating into MDGNPFLKIQRLGRALMLPIAVLPVAGLLLRLGQPDVFNIKMIADAGGAIFDNLPLLFAIGVAVGFAKDNNGVAGLAGAIGYLIEVAVMKDINDKLNMGVLSGIVAGIVAGLLYNKYKDIKLPDYLAFFGGKRFVPIVTGVVCLGIGIVFGYVWQPVQGVIDTAGHWLTTAGALGAFVFGVLNRLLLVTGLHHILNSLTWFVFGTFTPPGGVPVTGDLHRFFAGDPTAGTFMTGFFPIMMFGLPAACLAMYHEAPKERRAMVFGLLASMALTSFLTGVTEPIEFSFMFLAPVLYAIHAVLTGLSLAICSALGIHLGFTFSAGFIDYVLNYGLSTKGWWAIPIGLVYMVVYYGLFRFFIRKFNMATPGREPAAEEEQIESFTAGGFVSPVAGAAVPRAQRYIAALGGASNLSVVDACTTRLRLSVVDSNKVSESELKTIGARGVLKRGSTNVQVIIGPEADIIADEIRTVIAQGGGDAVKPVAAAAPAVAAAPVAAASGAQGGPLDPDPLRWLAVFGGAGNVVSLDAVAATRLRIVVRDPSAVDRQRLATLDTAWVSADTFHIVVGDAAQRYAAQLATRLSPDTGAGTAPQPA; encoded by the coding sequence ATGGATGGGAATCCGTTTCTGAAGATTCAGCGCCTGGGCCGGGCGCTGATGCTGCCGATTGCAGTGCTGCCGGTTGCCGGCTTGCTGCTGCGATTGGGCCAACCCGATGTGTTCAACATCAAGATGATCGCCGACGCCGGCGGCGCGATCTTCGATAACCTGCCGTTGCTGTTCGCGATCGGTGTGGCAGTCGGCTTCGCGAAAGACAACAACGGCGTGGCAGGTCTCGCGGGTGCGATCGGTTATCTGATCGAAGTCGCGGTGATGAAGGACATCAACGACAAGCTCAACATGGGCGTGTTGTCCGGGATCGTGGCGGGTATCGTCGCGGGCTTGCTGTACAACAAGTACAAAGACATCAAGCTGCCTGACTACCTCGCATTCTTCGGAGGGAAACGCTTCGTGCCGATTGTCACCGGCGTGGTCTGTCTGGGCATAGGCATTGTGTTCGGCTACGTATGGCAGCCGGTGCAAGGCGTGATCGACACGGCCGGCCATTGGCTGACGACAGCGGGTGCGCTCGGCGCATTCGTGTTCGGTGTGCTGAACCGTTTGCTGCTCGTCACGGGCCTGCATCACATCCTCAATTCGCTGACGTGGTTCGTGTTCGGCACCTTCACGCCGCCTGGCGGCGTCCCGGTGACGGGCGACCTGCATCGCTTCTTTGCGGGTGACCCGACCGCAGGCACGTTCATGACGGGCTTCTTCCCGATCATGATGTTCGGCTTGCCGGCCGCGTGTCTCGCGATGTATCACGAAGCACCGAAAGAGCGCCGCGCGATGGTGTTCGGCCTGCTGGCGTCGATGGCGCTCACCTCGTTCCTGACGGGCGTGACCGAGCCGATCGAATTCAGCTTCATGTTCCTCGCGCCGGTGCTGTATGCGATTCACGCAGTGCTGACGGGCTTGTCGCTGGCAATCTGCTCGGCGCTCGGGATCCATCTCGGCTTCACCTTCTCGGCCGGCTTTATCGACTACGTGCTGAACTACGGCCTGTCGACCAAGGGCTGGTGGGCGATTCCGATCGGCCTCGTGTACATGGTGGTGTACTACGGCCTGTTCCGCTTCTTCATTCGCAAGTTCAACATGGCGACCCCGGGCCGCGAACCCGCCGCCGAAGAAGAACAGATCGAGTCGTTCACGGCCGGCGGTTTCGTTTCGCCGGTTGCGGGCGCCGCCGTGCCACGCGCACAGCGTTATATCGCTGCGCTGGGTGGGGCGTCGAACCTGTCGGTGGTGGACGCCTGCACGACGCGTCTGCGTCTGTCGGTGGTCGATTCCAACAAGGTCTCGGAAAGCGAACTGAAGACGATCGGCGCGCGTGGTGTGCTTAAACGCGGCTCGACCAACGTGCAGGTGATTATTGGACCGGAAGCGGACATCATCGCGGATGAAATTCGCACGGTGATCGCGCAAGGCGGTGGCGATGCTGTGAAGCCGGTGGCTGCTGCTGCACCTGCTGTTGCCGCTGCGCCGGTGGCTGCTGCAAGCGGTGCTCAAGGCGGTCCGCTCGATCCGGATCCGCTGCGCTGGCTCGCCGTGTTCGGCGGCGCCGGCAACGTTGTGTCGCTGGATGCGGTGGCGGCAACACGTCTGCGTATCGTGGTTCGCGATCCGTCGGCGGTCGATCGCCAACGTCTCGCTACGCTCGATACGGCGTGGGTTTCGGCCGACACGTTCCACATCGTAGTAGGCGACGCAGCGCAGCGCTACGCGGCACAACTGGCAACGCGTCTGTCGCCCGATACGGGTGCCGGTACGGCGCCGCAGCCTGCATAA
- a CDS encoding glutamine--fructose-6-phosphate transaminase — protein sequence MSNMLKEALASAETVAAQLREPSRVEALAAKLAQQPRHVALTVARGSSDHAASYFASLTMSRLGVPVASLPMSVATLQQAPLQVRDQLALAFSQSGKSPDLVGTMEALRKAGALTVAAVNAPNSPLADACEFHLPLMAGPELSVAATKSYIAMLSISAQLVAHWQKDDALLNALNTLPDALQAAGKLDWSKAVDELQGVERMIVIGRGLGLAIAQEAALKLKETSGIQAEAFSSAEVRHGPMELIDRDYPLLVFAPRGPEQAGLLQLARDMQARGARVLLAAPADVPEATLPLANTAHAALDPIAAILSFYVMAAGLAAARGRNPDAPRHLNKVTETH from the coding sequence TTGTCGAATATGCTTAAAGAGGCGCTGGCGTCCGCTGAAACGGTCGCCGCGCAACTCAGGGAACCCTCGCGCGTCGAGGCGTTGGCGGCGAAGCTCGCCCAACAGCCTCGCCATGTCGCACTGACAGTCGCGCGCGGCAGCTCGGACCATGCAGCGAGTTACTTCGCAAGCCTGACCATGAGCCGCCTCGGCGTGCCGGTCGCCTCGCTGCCGATGTCGGTCGCGACGCTCCAGCAGGCGCCGCTGCAGGTGCGCGATCAGCTCGCGCTGGCGTTCTCGCAATCGGGCAAGAGCCCGGACCTGGTCGGCACGATGGAAGCGTTGCGCAAGGCCGGCGCGTTGACGGTGGCCGCAGTGAATGCGCCGAACTCGCCGCTGGCGGACGCTTGCGAATTTCACCTGCCGCTCATGGCAGGTCCGGAACTGAGCGTCGCGGCGACCAAGAGCTACATCGCCATGCTGTCGATCTCCGCACAACTGGTCGCGCACTGGCAGAAAGACGATGCGTTGCTCAACGCGTTGAATACCCTGCCCGACGCGCTGCAAGCCGCAGGCAAGCTGGACTGGTCGAAAGCGGTGGACGAATTGCAGGGCGTCGAGCGCATGATCGTGATCGGCCGCGGTCTGGGTCTCGCGATCGCGCAGGAAGCCGCACTCAAATTGAAGGAAACCTCCGGCATCCAGGCCGAAGCGTTTTCGAGCGCGGAAGTGCGGCACGGTCCGATGGAACTGATCGACCGCGACTATCCGCTGCTGGTCTTCGCACCGCGTGGCCCCGAGCAAGCCGGCTTGCTGCAACTCGCGCGCGACATGCAGGCGCGCGGCGCCCGCGTGCTGCTCGCCGCGCCGGCCGACGTGCCGGAAGCGACGCTGCCGCTCGCCAACACCGCTCATGCGGCGCTCGATCCGATCGCCGCGATCCTGTCCTTTTACGTGATGGCCGCCGGCCTTGCCGCCGCACGCGGGCGCAATCCTGACGCGCCACGCCATCTCAACAAAGTCACCGAAACTCACTGA
- a CDS encoding Phosphocarrier protein HPr /phosphoenolpyruvate--protein phosphotransferase /PTS system IIA component, Glc family, with the protein MSHSEGHIVLLAPMTGPVVPLANVPDPVFSGGMFGDGIGIDPLEGRLVAPCDGTITHLARTGHAVTLATAEGVEILLHIGIDTVELNGKGFAPMVAQGAQVRTGEVLIEFDQDQVALNAPSLVSVIAIANSDAFEIVERAQDGLLKAGETPLLVLRARGGEAAQASRQASATNVTEEARQQVTLIHAGGLHARPAARAREAARGFDARVEVRYEGRKAAIESVVGLLGLGAGEGATVELLGVGPQAKAAIEAIAHELTREAHGEVEEKPARQSSPAPQAIAHAAGEVLAPNTLAGVCASPGVAVGKLVRWDDADIDPPEKANGTSAAESRLLDKAIATVDADLGTTVRDASQRGAVGEAGIFAVHRVLLEDPTLVDAARDLISLGKSAGFAWREAIRAQIAILTKIEDALLAERAADLRDIEKRVLRALGYTNAAARTLPEEAVLAAEEFTPSDLSSLDRTRVTALVMARGGATSHAAILARQAGIPALVAVGDALHAIPEGTQVVVNATTGRLEFAPTELDVERARLERSRLAGVREVNRRTSQQAAVTADGRAIEVAANIATLDDAKTAVENGADSVGLLRTELLFIHRAAAPTTDEHRQSYQAIVDALSGRTAIIRTLDVGADKEVDYLTLPPEPNPALGLRGIRLAQVRPDLLDDQLRGLLAVQPLGAVRILLPMVTDVGELISIRKRIDEFARESGRTEPIEVGVMIEVPSAALLADQLSQHADFLSIGTNDLTQYTLAMDRCQADLAAQADGLHPAVLRLIAATVQGANKHGKWVGVCGALAGDPLAMPLLVGLGVTELSVDPVSVPGIKARVRNLDYQLCRQRAQDALALESAQAVRAVSRETWPLD; encoded by the coding sequence ATGAGCCATTCTGAAGGCCATATTGTTTTGCTCGCGCCGATGACCGGTCCGGTCGTGCCGCTGGCGAATGTGCCCGACCCTGTGTTTTCGGGCGGCATGTTCGGCGACGGCATCGGCATCGATCCGCTCGAGGGGCGACTCGTCGCGCCGTGCGACGGCACCATCACCCACCTCGCGCGCACCGGCCATGCGGTCACGCTCGCGACGGCCGAAGGCGTGGAGATTCTGCTGCACATCGGCATCGATACCGTCGAGCTGAATGGCAAGGGCTTTGCGCCGATGGTCGCGCAAGGCGCACAGGTGCGAACGGGTGAAGTGCTGATCGAATTCGATCAGGACCAGGTCGCGCTGAACGCGCCGAGCCTTGTCTCGGTGATCGCGATTGCCAATTCGGATGCATTCGAGATTGTCGAGCGTGCGCAAGACGGCCTGCTGAAGGCAGGCGAAACGCCGTTGCTGGTGCTGCGTGCTCGCGGCGGCGAGGCGGCGCAGGCCTCGCGCCAGGCGAGTGCCACCAACGTGACCGAAGAGGCCCGTCAGCAAGTCACGCTGATCCACGCAGGCGGTTTGCATGCACGGCCGGCCGCGCGCGCTCGTGAAGCCGCGCGTGGTTTCGATGCGCGCGTCGAAGTGCGTTACGAAGGGCGTAAGGCGGCGATCGAGAGCGTGGTGGGTTTGCTCGGTCTTGGCGCCGGCGAAGGTGCGACTGTCGAGTTGCTCGGCGTCGGACCGCAAGCCAAAGCCGCGATCGAAGCGATTGCCCACGAATTGACACGCGAAGCACACGGCGAGGTCGAAGAAAAGCCGGCACGTCAAAGCTCACCGGCGCCGCAAGCGATTGCGCATGCGGCAGGTGAAGTGCTCGCGCCGAATACGCTCGCGGGGGTGTGCGCGTCGCCGGGCGTCGCGGTCGGCAAGCTGGTGCGTTGGGACGATGCGGATATCGACCCGCCGGAAAAGGCGAACGGCACATCGGCGGCTGAAAGCCGTTTGCTCGACAAGGCGATTGCTACTGTCGACGCCGACCTCGGTACCACCGTGCGCGATGCGTCGCAACGCGGTGCGGTGGGTGAGGCGGGTATTTTTGCGGTGCATCGCGTCCTGCTCGAAGATCCCACGCTGGTCGACGCCGCGCGCGATCTGATCAGCCTCGGCAAGAGCGCCGGCTTTGCGTGGCGCGAAGCGATCCGTGCGCAGATCGCCATCCTGACGAAGATCGAAGACGCATTGCTCGCGGAACGCGCAGCCGATCTGCGTGATATCGAAAAGCGCGTGTTGCGCGCGCTCGGTTATACGAATGCTGCGGCACGCACGCTGCCGGAAGAAGCGGTGCTGGCGGCTGAAGAGTTCACCCCGTCTGATCTGTCGTCGCTGGATCGCACGCGCGTCACCGCGCTGGTGATGGCGCGTGGCGGCGCCACTTCGCACGCGGCGATTCTCGCGCGCCAGGCGGGCATTCCGGCACTGGTGGCAGTCGGCGATGCCTTGCATGCGATCCCCGAAGGCACGCAAGTGGTGGTGAACGCCACCACCGGCCGCCTCGAATTCGCGCCGACCGAGCTCGATGTCGAACGTGCGCGTCTTGAGCGTAGCCGCCTTGCCGGCGTGCGCGAAGTGAATCGCCGTACGTCGCAACAGGCGGCGGTGACTGCCGATGGCCGCGCGATCGAAGTCGCCGCCAACATTGCCACGCTCGATGACGCGAAAACCGCTGTCGAGAACGGCGCCGATTCTGTCGGCCTGCTGCGCACCGAACTGCTGTTCATCCACCGCGCGGCAGCGCCGACCACCGACGAACATCGCCAGAGCTACCAGGCCATCGTCGACGCATTGAGCGGCCGCACCGCGATCATTCGCACGCTGGACGTCGGCGCCGACAAGGAAGTGGACTACCTGACGCTGCCGCCCGAACCGAATCCGGCGCTCGGCCTGCGCGGCATCCGCCTCGCACAAGTGCGCCCGGATCTGCTCGACGATCAGTTGCGCGGTCTGCTGGCGGTGCAACCGCTCGGCGCCGTACGCATCCTGCTGCCGATGGTCACGGATGTCGGCGAATTGATCAGCATCCGCAAACGCATCGACGAATTCGCGCGCGAATCGGGCCGGACCGAACCGATCGAAGTCGGCGTGATGATCGAAGTGCCATCGGCTGCGTTGCTCGCCGATCAACTGTCGCAACACGCGGATTTCCTGTCGATCGGCACCAACGATCTGACGCAATACACGCTCGCCATGGACCGTTGCCAGGCCGATCTCGCGGCGCAAGCGGATGGTTTGCATCCGGCGGTGCTGCGCCTGATCGCGGCGACCGTACAGGGCGCGAACAAGCATGGCAAATGGGTCGGCGTATGCGGCGCACTGGCGGGCGATCCGCTGGCCATGCCGCTGCTCGTTGGCCTCGGCGTGACCGAGCTCTCGGTGGATCCGGTGTCGGTGCCGGGCATCAAGGCGCGCGTGCGCAACCTCGATTATCAGCTGTGCCGTCAACGCGCCCAGGATGCCCTGGCGCTCGAATCGGCGCAGGCGGTAAGAGCAGTGAGCCGCGAAACCTGGCCTTTGGACTGA